One Chiloscyllium plagiosum isolate BGI_BamShark_2017 chromosome 12, ASM401019v2, whole genome shotgun sequence DNA window includes the following coding sequences:
- the slc35a5 gene encoding probable UDP-sugar transporter protein SLC35A5 translates to MISKSFASLCSRSLVYTLVLGALYIILGCSRILLMKLSANEDNEYDYLPATVNVCAETVKLVFCSILAIRVLIQEGQKCKSLGYSSCRGFLRFMKWSVPGFLYFVDNLITFYVLIYLQPAMAVLLSNFVIITTALLFRIVLKRRLSSVQWASLVILFLSIVALVAGSGVTQNVVAKHTFNHTMHFNASNSCIPFVSSQDKNLQHQLEINSTLILLPALKWNISSLKSFNLGFGHLFIIIQCFISSMANIYNEKMLKEGDQLTESIFIQNSKLYLFGVIFNSLLLLLRSKSRVHIQNCGFFYGHNMFSVALIFITAAFGLSVAFILKFKDNMFHVLTAQIITVIITAVSIFTFDFTPSLSFFLEVPVILLTIFIYNASRINDPAYMLQQERFKVINGELLERSSGDGEELERLTKPNTDSETDEDSF, encoded by the exons ATAATGAATATGACTATCTACCAGCTACAGTGAATGTTTGTGCAGAGACAGTAAAACTGGTGTTTTGTAGCATTCTAGCAATAAGGGTTCTGATACAAG AGGGACAGAAGTGCAAGAGTTTGGGATACTCTTCCTGTCGGGGTTTTCTTCGATTTATGAAATGGTCTGTTCCAGGGTTTCTCTACTTTGTGGATAATTTAATTACCTTTTATGTGCTGATCTACCTCCAACCA GCGATGGCTGTCTTGTTGTCAAATTTTGTTATCATCACAACAGCTCTCCTGTTCAGGATTGTTCTAAA GCGGCGCCTGTCCTCAGTGCAGTGGGCATCACTCGTGATTTTATTCCTTTCCATCGTAGCTCTCGTAGCAGGGTCTGGAGTAACCCAAAATGTTGTGGCAAAGCACACATTTAATCACACGATGCACTTTAATGCTTCGAATAGCTGCATTCCATTTGTTTCATCGCAAGATAAAAATTTACAGCATCAGTTGGAGATCAATTCCACGCTAATTTTATTACCAGCTTTGAAATGGAACATAAGTTCACTAAAAAGCTTTAACCTTGGATTTGGCCATCTCTTCATAATTATTCAGTGTTTTATCTCTTCCATGGCTAACATCTACaatgagaaaatgctgaaagaagGAGATCAGCTGACTGAAAGTATTTTTATCCAGAATAGTAAACTGTACCTTTTTGGAGTTATATTTAATAGCCTGCTATTACTACTTCGATCTAAATCCCGTGTCCACATCCAGAACTGTGGCTTCTTCTATGGACACAATATGTTTTCTGTGGCTTTAATTTTTATTACTGCTGCCTTTGGATTGTCTGTGGcttttattctgaaattcaaagaCAACATGTTTCATGTCCTCACTGCCCAAATAATAACTGtcattattactgcagtatcTATCTTTACATTTGATTTTACACCTTCCTTGAGCTTCTTCTTAGAAGTCCCGGTGATATTGCTGACAATATTTATATACAATGCCAGCAGAATAAATGACCCTGCGTACATGCTACAGCAAGAAAGATTCAAGGTTATAAATGGTGAACTTCTGGAACGTTCCAGTGGG GATGGTGAGGAGTTGGAGAGATTGACCAAACCAAACACTGATTCAGAAACAGATGAAGATTCCTTCTAA